The sequence below is a genomic window from Neodiprion pinetum isolate iyNeoPine1 chromosome 7, iyNeoPine1.2, whole genome shotgun sequence.
CGGTGTCCTGTCCGGCTTTCCTTCGTACATGACGCTGGTTATGCCGGCCAAAAGAGGACCGTAACATATGTAAGAATGGCCAACGACCCAGCCCATGTCCGAGGCTGCCCACCACACCGAATTCTCGTCAGTTCCATAAATGGCTTTCATGGTCCAAACAAGTGATGCAATGTGACCACCTATGGGTCTTTGAATTCCCTTCGGTTTGTCTACGCGTAAAAATTGACGGACTTAACTTAACTGCTTTGTTACGAATACGTTACCGAAATCGGCACGCGCCGTGCTTTCTAGCATTGTTAGTAGTTTTCCTTACCCGTGGTTCCGGAGGTATACAATACGTAGAGTGTCTCGTTGGCTTCGACGGGAACGCACGGATGAGGTTTACTGTTTTTTAGCGCCAAATCCCAGTCTATATCCTCGCGGGACAAGGGGGACTCCCAAACGTTACGTCTCTGGTAAATGATACTCTTGGGTTTCTCCACGGTAACCAGGTCCATGGCTTCGCTCAGTATGCCGGTGTATCTGTTATCCAATTCGCCACGTGTGCATATCAAACCAGAAATATGTGCAACCTGTATCCGTACACAATTCAACATGGTGTCCAGTAAAAAAACCGTGATAAATTCAAGGACACTTCCAAGACCACCGGACACCATGTTCGAACACTGCACGATATCAGCGATTCAAGTTTTGCCGTAAAGAAGCACCTACTTTATAAGTTTGTTCGGTTCCAACCCACAGCTCGCAGATATTATCACTTTTGGTTCCGCGTGATCGATTCTGGTTGCCAGTTCCCTCGCAGCGAATCCTGCAATTATTCATTCCAGAAAATTGTTGCTCAGTTGTCTGACAACAGTGGCAACAGACTCGCATTCGGCATTGCAAAACTAATCGTAAGAGTCTGTCAGCTTACCACCGAAGACAACGGAGTGTATAGCGCCGAGCCTGGCGGTGGCCAAGATGGCCATGACGGTCTCGGGTATGAGAGGCATGTAAATGACGACCCTGTCGCCCCTGCGGACACCGAGATCGGCGAGGACCCCGGCGAGCAGAGAGACCTTGTCGAGGAGTTCGCTGTAGGTGACACTGCGGACGGTCGAGGTCTGCGGACTGTCGTGTATCAGGGCGACTTTGTCCCCGCGACCAGCAGCGACGTGCCGGTCGACGGCGTTGTGGCAGGCGTTTATCTCGCCGCCGACGTACCTGCGGGCGTGGGTGTTTAACGAATGTGAAACGAAAGGGGAGGATTACGCGGGAGGGCGCAGCTAATCGGCTCACCACTTGGTGTGGGGTGAATTGGAGTCGTCGAGGACCTTTTCCCACGGCTTGCTCCATTCAACGTATTGGGCTATTTCCGACCAGAATTCCTCGGGCTGGTCAATCGATCGTCTGATTACGTCTTCGTATACCGGGTACGAGTAACGGTTCTCGTTTACGATATGACCTGCAAGGTTGAAATTTCACCTTTTTACTATGTTAACAATGGCCTGACAGAGGGGCGAACCGGACAATCGTCGATCGTACCATACAAGGGGTTAATCACCTGTGAAATCTGGTGTACACTCTTTCGGAAATCTTgtgaaatctcttgaaatcttttgaaatttgttgaaatcttttgaaatcctgATATCTTCTTTTGAAAAACCCCTTTGAAATCCCATGAAGTCTCttgtaaatcatttttaatctCTGAAATGTTTTAAAAGCTTTGAAAACCCTTTGAAATTAGGCGTACATCAAACGGATGAGTGATTAACCCCTCGGTAACATAGGCATGGTAGAACTGTTAAAAATGTTCGTAAATTTGCTACACATTGACTACACAAAATTCTAGTAAGAGTAAAAATTTGgtatttgaaagtaaattactCAACATTCTCATTGAATTTGCaatcaattttcttaatttttgttcctgcttagaaaaacagaaaaacgtattttgaatttattaaattgctGTGGTaaatttgttatatttgtatatttactGTACTTTTACTGTACGGCATTTGGAATCTACTAAACATGGTGCTGAAATTACCAGAcacatgtacaaaaaaattcgattagaactgttaaaattaaaaatatattgcgGCAAATGCAATCGATGTGCATCTTTATTCATTTTGCTCTACAATTAGTCTGATTTCGAGCTTCTTAAAATTGAATTCCTAAATATCGAACGCACtgtatttgaaaagttttttaacCAGATTTAGAAATTACAAAGTTTTCTGCTGGATTTACTCAACTTGTGcaggtataaattttatacgaaaTCCCTGTCAGTATCAGATGCAAGCAATGCCTAAAAAATTACCATGtaaattttggaattattaatgaaattcgaaatttgtgacaaataaACCGTAACTTGATTCACACGTTCTGCAAACCGACTGAATTTGGCTAGTTATTGGGTTCGtgaattcattcaaaattgtATTGTGAGtaggaattttgaaaatatctcaGTCGTAAACCATTATTGAGCGTATTATTTGTCATGCCCGTGCAGACCGTCCATTGTATTATGAATCAAATGAAGTCATCACCAGGTGGGGCGTATGACTAGTAATCTGTACATTGTGAGCGAACAGAGTTCGAACCTGGATAGGAACAAATTATGCGGTAATTCTGCTATTCGATCCAAGATGTATTTTGACCAAGTACAACTACTGAGAAGTTGTTGAAATGACGTTGGTGCTCACAAAAAAGTCAATAAAATTAAGTATCGAAGCGGTTTTTATCGACTTTGCACTTTGTAGTTTTGGTATACATTTACCATAAAGTTATAATACTATACTGGTATACTACTAATGATATCCAATCACGATATTTATCGCACTGATCTTTGGTAATTTAATTAAACAGTGCTATTAATTACTAATCGCACAATTATTAGCAGTAAAACTACCTAATGCATGTATAGTAAATACACAATACCGAACCCGAATAATGCTTCCTGTAcatttttagtaaatttacAACAGAAGTTTTTAACAGTGTAGCTGTATCGTAGAAAGGCTAAGCCGACGTCTTACGACTCAATAAAATGGAATACTCGTCATCGGCGATGGTATAAAGATAGTAGAGGGGCTTGTGTTGGTGGGTTCAAGGGTAGCGCCATGTGCGTAAGGTATTATAATGCGATTTGGTTTAATGTTATCGAACAATGGGCGATGAATATACCGCGAGCGAGGACCGTTGTTGCGTCAACAATTCACAATCAGCGGTTCGATTTCCTCGTTGTAGAATTATTCTAGAAATGCGATTCAACAAAAACACGGTGGCGAGccatgggggggggggggggggggggggggcgtaACCTGCACGCGCAACATTCTACATTCGTGGTTGTAAAGCGTTCGActcgtttcaaaaatttcactaaatttaaaagtttgattagatTTTTGGTCGAACGAATATAACTCGAGGCGTATAAGATCAACGCCGGGATTGGTAAACATACCACGAAGCGGaggcgaaatgaaaaacaaaacacaacggaaaaaaaggaaaaaatagaaataaaaagacggtgaagaaaaaatgtgcGTTAACCCTTTGCAGCACAGCGTCTCATGTAGAAGATATCTTTGTTAAATCGgttattcaatatttgtattcaatttttgagatgtagttgtattttttttttgcataattggATATCTAAGATGTCAATGTTGATGTTTTAACAGGGATTATGATGATTCTGCGAATATAGTGAACGCTGTGAATAAACAAAGTGTTCAATGCAATGCCTGTTTTCACAGAATAAAGATATTTGCGGAAAGGTTGTAGGTACTAGAAAAGTGAAACTCGATAATCTTGGGTTTTTGAGGTCGCTGAAAACGAATCCGatgatataatttaaaaattcaagatggcggaacCAATATGCcggactgaaaatataaaaattgatcatatTCGCTtatattggatccaccattttgaatatAGAAAATTTCTCAGATCTCAccccattttttaaatcagcCACCTTGAGAAGCCCCGTGTACCCAGTTTCAAGGAATTTGACTTCAACGAAAAAGGTATGCCTCGAAAGGTCGAACCGAATCGAAAGATCCGCGAGATGCATCGACGATCGGAATACTGAAtcggcgagaaaaaaaaagaaaaaaagaaaggcgTATCGACCCGCGTAGGAATGATCAtgattcgaatgaaattccACTTGTGCAACTTTCAACGAACCGCCGGGCTCCTCCCCGCAGCAGCAAAAACTCACTGTCTCCGTTTACCACCCTGTGAGCCTTGacgtgcgattgaaacggtGTTTTCGCGGCCTCCTCTACCCGGGGATGAACAAATTCACCGTTCACTTCTCCCAGCATCATCTTCGTCGTCGTTACCGTTTCTTCAAGACGTTGTAGATCCACAACGGTGGACGATCACGACTTCGCCAATGAATCGGAATCCTATCAACACTCCTTTCTTCTACTACCTTTCAAACTTGTACGAAAATGAATCTGTCGATTTCTTGCCAACGATGCCTCCGCTCAATAAGTACatcacaattttgaaaataatatcttcGGATCCTCGTTTTTTacgaacaaaattttcgcaaggATCAAGTCGCCAGAGTCGAGTACTGCAGCCCCGGTGACCGGCTTCCAACTGACACTTTTTAAACAAACCTTTGCTCAGAGCACCAGGTGGAGACGCTAGGACACGTGGACAAGGAAAACGTCACGTGACGTCCATTTCCTGGGTGACATTTCACCTCGAGAGTCCAATGGTCAGCGACTTAATTCAAATTAGTCGATCGCTTAC
It includes:
- the LOC124223076 gene encoding acyl-CoA synthetase short-chain family member 3, mitochondrial isoform X1, with the protein product MGFQRGFSKEDIRISKDFNKFQKISRDFTRFPKECTPDFTGHIVNENRYSYPVYEDVIRRSIDQPEEFWSEIAQYVEWSKPWEKVLDDSNSPHTKWYVGGEINACHNAVDRHVAAGRGDKVALIHDSPQTSTVRSVTYSELLDKVSLLAGVLADLGVRRGDRVVIYMPLIPETVMAILATARLGAIHSVVFGGFAARELATRIDHAEPKVIISASCGLEPNKLIKYTGILSEAMDLVTVEKPKSIIYQRRNVWESPLSREDIDWDLALKNSKPHPCVPVEANETLYVLYTSGTTDKPKGIQRPIGGHIASLVWTMKAIYGTDENSVWWAASDMGWVVGHSYICYGPLLAGITSVMYEGKPDRTPDASQYFRIIEEHRVNALFTVPTAFRVLRRVDPDASLGKKYSTKSLKTIFIAGEHCDLETKTWAENVFKVPIFNHWWQTETGHAITAPCLGLGHNRDLPPYTAGMPFAGYNVKVLREDGSLAVPNELGRIVIKLPLPPGTMSNLYLAPERFRQTYFSKYPGFYDTMDAGYIDEFGFVYVTARDDDVINVAGHRLSTFALEDVVLGHPDVVDAAVVGVPESTKGEIPLCLYVLRGDDVKNEEKVNLELIARVRKLIGPIAAFKLAASVEALPKTRSGKTCRKSIADLARSMRIQIPSTIEDPTAYTGIIMALQKLGYAKNAPDPEL
- the LOC124223076 gene encoding acyl-CoA synthetase short-chain family member 3, mitochondrial isoform X2 — encoded protein: MMLGEVNGEFVHPRVEEAAKTPFQSHVKAHRVVNGDSHIVNENRYSYPVYEDVIRRSIDQPEEFWSEIAQYVEWSKPWEKVLDDSNSPHTKWYVGGEINACHNAVDRHVAAGRGDKVALIHDSPQTSTVRSVTYSELLDKVSLLAGVLADLGVRRGDRVVIYMPLIPETVMAILATARLGAIHSVVFGGFAARELATRIDHAEPKVIISASCGLEPNKLIKYTGILSEAMDLVTVEKPKSIIYQRRNVWESPLSREDIDWDLALKNSKPHPCVPVEANETLYVLYTSGTTDKPKGIQRPIGGHIASLVWTMKAIYGTDENSVWWAASDMGWVVGHSYICYGPLLAGITSVMYEGKPDRTPDASQYFRIIEEHRVNALFTVPTAFRVLRRVDPDASLGKKYSTKSLKTIFIAGEHCDLETKTWAENVFKVPIFNHWWQTETGHAITAPCLGLGHNRDLPPYTAGMPFAGYNVKVLREDGSLAVPNELGRIVIKLPLPPGTMSNLYLAPERFRQTYFSKYPGFYDTMDAGYIDEFGFVYVTARDDDVINVAGHRLSTFALEDVVLGHPDVVDAAVVGVPESTKGEIPLCLYVLRGDDVKNEEKVNLELIARVRKLIGPIAAFKLAASVEALPKTRSGKTCRKSIADLARSMRIQIPSTIEDPTAYTGIIMALQKLGYAKNAPDPEL
- the LOC124223076 gene encoding acyl-CoA synthetase short-chain family member 3, mitochondrial isoform X4; this translates as MYRKHYSGHIVNENRYSYPVYEDVIRRSIDQPEEFWSEIAQYVEWSKPWEKVLDDSNSPHTKWYVGGEINACHNAVDRHVAAGRGDKVALIHDSPQTSTVRSVTYSELLDKVSLLAGVLADLGVRRGDRVVIYMPLIPETVMAILATARLGAIHSVVFGGFAARELATRIDHAEPKVIISASCGLEPNKLIKYTGILSEAMDLVTVEKPKSIIYQRRNVWESPLSREDIDWDLALKNSKPHPCVPVEANETLYVLYTSGTTDKPKGIQRPIGGHIASLVWTMKAIYGTDENSVWWAASDMGWVVGHSYICYGPLLAGITSVMYEGKPDRTPDASQYFRIIEEHRVNALFTVPTAFRVLRRVDPDASLGKKYSTKSLKTIFIAGEHCDLETKTWAENVFKVPIFNHWWQTETGHAITAPCLGLGHNRDLPPYTAGMPFAGYNVKVLREDGSLAVPNELGRIVIKLPLPPGTMSNLYLAPERFRQTYFSKYPGFYDTMDAGYIDEFGFVYVTARDDDVINVAGHRLSTFALEDVVLGHPDVVDAAVVGVPESTKGEIPLCLYVLRGDDVKNEEKVNLELIARVRKLIGPIAAFKLAASVEALPKTRSGKTCRKSIADLARSMRIQIPSTIEDPTAYTGIIMALQKLGYAKNAPDPEL